A genomic region of Mesorhizobium sp. NZP2077 contains the following coding sequences:
- a CDS encoding LysR family transcriptional regulator — MSVQRRLLPNISALAALEAVARLGSFTAAAQELDLTQGAVSRQIKLLEDQFGRRLIERDSRNVRLSAAGEIYAEAVRSALGQLRDAALGLMSNRHSGILNLAILPTFGTRWLMPMIPDFVENNPDITINFVTRVGRFDFARERLDAAIHYGLPDWPEADSTLLVRETVAPVVSPAFLAGRAIATPADIGRLPLLHMATRPGAWTEWFEHQGLSAPTGPGMQFEQFGTAAQACMAGLGVALLPLLLIAGELQRGQLVPTPGQPMQSRSAYYLVVPHDKRGHPPVASFRDWLLGQIEKEPAVLAW; from the coding sequence ATGAGTGTCCAACGCCGCCTGTTGCCCAATATCAGCGCCCTTGCCGCCTTAGAAGCGGTGGCCAGGCTTGGCAGTTTTACCGCCGCTGCCCAGGAGCTGGATCTGACCCAAGGCGCGGTCAGTCGGCAGATCAAGCTCCTCGAAGATCAGTTCGGCCGCCGTCTGATCGAGCGCGACAGCCGCAATGTCCGGCTGTCGGCAGCAGGCGAGATCTATGCCGAGGCGGTGCGTTCAGCACTTGGCCAGTTGCGCGACGCGGCTCTCGGATTGATGAGCAATCGGCATAGTGGCATCCTGAACCTTGCCATTTTACCGACCTTCGGCACGCGCTGGCTGATGCCGATGATCCCTGATTTCGTCGAGAACAATCCCGACATCACCATCAACTTCGTCACCCGCGTCGGCCGTTTCGACTTCGCCAGGGAGAGGCTGGATGCGGCGATCCATTACGGTCTGCCGGACTGGCCGGAGGCGGACTCGACGCTGTTGGTGCGCGAAACGGTGGCGCCGGTCGTGTCGCCCGCATTCCTCGCCGGCCGCGCAATCGCCACACCGGCCGATATCGGCCGCCTGCCGCTGCTGCACATGGCAACGCGTCCTGGCGCCTGGACCGAATGGTTCGAGCACCAGGGCCTGAGCGCGCCGACCGGACCCGGAATGCAGTTCGAACAGTTCGGCACCGCCGCCCAGGCCTGCATGGCTGGCCTCGGCGTCGCACTGCTGCCGCTGCTCCTCATCGCTGGCGAACTACAGCGCGGCCAGCTCGTTCCCACGCCCGGCCAACCCATGCAAAGCCGCAGCGCCTACTATCTCGTCGTCCCGCACGATAAGCGCGGCCATCCGCCGGTCGCCAGTTTTCGCGACTGGCTGCTGGGCCAGATTGAGAAGGAGCCGGCGGTTCTGGCGTGGTAG
- a CDS encoding acyl-CoA dehydrogenase, giving the protein MAADKNAFVWEDPFLIEDQLSEDERMVRDGAAAFAADKLAPRIEDAYLNETFDTAIFREMGDAGLLGINIPEEFGGLGASYVTYGLVAREVERVDSGYRSMMSVQSSLVMYPIYAYGSDEQRKKYLPKLASGEWIGCFGLTEPDAGSDPGGMKTRAEKTANGYKLSGSKMWISNAPVADVFVVWAKLKGENGKDEIRGFVLEKGMKGLSAPKIGGKLSLRASITGEVVMEGVEVGEDALLPNAIGLGGPFGCLNRARYGISWGSMGAAEDCWHRARQYGLDRKQFGKPLAGTQLYQKKLADMQTEIALGLQASLRVGRLLDEGKMAPEMISIVKRNNCGKALDIARQARDMHGGNGIQIGYHVMRHAQNLETVNTYEGTHDVHALILGRAQTGIQAFF; this is encoded by the coding sequence ATGGCCGCCGACAAGAATGCATTCGTCTGGGAAGATCCGTTCCTGATCGAGGACCAGCTTTCGGAAGACGAGCGCATGGTGCGCGACGGCGCGGCGGCTTTTGCCGCCGACAAGCTGGCTCCGCGCATCGAGGACGCCTATCTCAACGAAACCTTCGACACCGCGATTTTTCGCGAGATGGGCGACGCCGGCCTGCTCGGCATCAACATTCCGGAAGAGTTTGGCGGGCTCGGCGCCAGCTATGTGACATACGGGCTGGTGGCGAGGGAAGTCGAGCGGGTCGATTCCGGCTATCGCTCGATGATGTCCGTGCAGTCGTCGCTGGTGATGTATCCGATCTATGCGTATGGCTCAGACGAGCAGCGCAAGAAATACCTGCCCAAGCTCGCCAGCGGCGAGTGGATCGGCTGTTTCGGCCTGACCGAGCCGGATGCCGGCTCCGACCCGGGCGGCATGAAGACGCGCGCGGAAAAGACCGCCAACGGCTACAAGCTCTCCGGCTCCAAGATGTGGATTTCCAACGCGCCGGTCGCCGACGTCTTCGTCGTCTGGGCGAAGCTGAAGGGCGAGAACGGCAAGGACGAGATCCGCGGTTTCGTGCTGGAAAAGGGCATGAAGGGGCTTTCGGCGCCGAAGATCGGCGGCAAGCTGTCGCTGCGGGCGTCGATCACCGGCGAAGTGGTGATGGAAGGCGTCGAGGTCGGCGAGGACGCGCTGCTGCCCAATGCCATAGGTCTTGGCGGCCCGTTCGGCTGCCTCAACCGGGCTCGATACGGCATTTCCTGGGGTTCGATGGGAGCGGCGGAAGATTGCTGGCACCGCGCCCGCCAGTATGGCCTCGACCGCAAGCAGTTCGGCAAGCCGCTGGCCGGCACGCAGCTTTACCAGAAGAAGCTCGCCGACATGCAGACCGAGATCGCGCTGGGGCTGCAGGCATCGTTGCGCGTCGGGCGCCTGCTGGATGAAGGCAAGATGGCGCCGGAGATGATCTCGATCGTCAAGCGCAACAATTGCGGCAAGGCGCTCGATATCGCCCGCCAGGCGCGTGACATGCATGGCGGCAACGGCATCCAGATCGGCTATCACGTCATGCGCCACGCGCAGAACCTGGAGACCGTCAACACCTATGAGGGCACGCATGACGTGCATGCACTGATCCTGGGACGGGCGCAGACGGGTATTCAGGCCTTCTTTTGA